One part of the Syngnathus acus chromosome 17, fSynAcu1.2, whole genome shotgun sequence genome encodes these proteins:
- the LOC119136916 gene encoding tubulin beta chain-like isoform X1 produces the protein MREIVHIQAGQCGNQIGAKFWEVISDEHGIDPSGSYQGDSDLQLERINVYYNEASGSTGSKYVPRAILVDLEPGTMDSVRSGPFGQLFRPDNFVFGQSGAGNNWAKGHYTEGAELVDAVLDVVRKESENCDCLQGFQLTHSLGGGTGSGMGTLLISKIREEYPDRIMNTFSVMPSPKVSDTVVEPYNATLSVHQLVENTDESFSIDNEALYDICFRTLKLTTPTYGDLNHLVSVTMSGVTTCLRFPGQLNADLRKLAVNMVPFPRLHFFMPGFAPLTSRGSQQYRALSVPELTQQMFDAKNMMAACDPRHGRYLTVAAIFRGRMSMKEVDEQMLSVQNKNSSYFVEWIPNNVKTAVCDIPPRGLKMSATFIGNSTAIQEIFRRISEQFTAMFRRKAFLHWYTGEGMDEMEFTEAESNMNDLVSEYQQYQDATTDEMGEYEEDELEDDDGRH, from the exons ATGAGGGAGATCGTGCACATCCAGGCCGGACAATGTGGCAATCAGATCGGGGCCAAG TTCTGGGAGGTGATCAGCGACGAGCACGGCATCGACCCGTCGGGCAGTTACCAAGGCGACAGCGACCTGCAACTGGAGAGGATCAACGTGTACTACAACGAGGCTTCAG GGAgcacag GCAGCAAGTATGTCCCCCGGGCCATTCTGGTCGACCTGGAGCCCGGGACCATGGATTCGGTTCGCTCTGGCCCATTTGGCCAGCTGTTCAGGCCTGACAATTTTGTCTTTG GTCAAAGTGGAGCGGGAAACAACTGGGCCAAGGGTCACTACACGGAGGGAGCCGAGCTGGTGGACGCAGTTCTGGACGTGGTGAGGAAGGAGTCGGAGAACTGCGACTGCCTGCAGGGCTTCCAGCTGACCCACTCGCTGGGCGGTGGCACCGGCTCCGGGATGGGCACCCTGCTGATCAGCAAGATCCGCGAAGAGTACCCCGACCGCATCATGAACACCTTCAGCGTCATGCCGTCGCCCAAAGTCTCCGACACGGTGGTGGAGCCGTACAACGCCACGCTGTCCGTGCACCAGCTGGTGGAGAACACGGACGAGAGCTTCAGCATCGATAACGAGGCCCTCTACGATATCTGCTTCCGCACTCTGAAGCTCACCACACCCACCTATGGGGACCTCAACCACCTGGTGTCAGTCACTATGAGCGGGGTCACCACCTGCCTGCGCTTTCCAGGCCAGCTCAACGCCGACCTGCGCAAACTGGCCGTCAACATGGTGCCCTTCCCCCGCCTGCACTTCTTCATGCCGGGTTTCGCCCCCCTCACCAGCAGGGGTAGCCAGCAATACCGCGCCCTGTCGGTTCCTGAGCTCACGCAGCAGATGTTCGACGCTAAGAACATGATGGCGGCGTGCGACCCACGCCACGGCCGCTACCTGACCGTGGCGGCCATCTTCCGCGGCCGCATGTCCATGAAGGAGGTGGACGAGCAGATGCTGAGCGTCCAGAACAAGAACAGCAGCTACTTCGTGGAGTGGATCCCCAACAACGTGAAGACGGCCGTGTGCGACATCCCGCCGCGCGGGCTCAAGATGTCGGCCACCTTCATCGGCAACAGCACGGCCATCCAGGAGATCTTCAGGAGGATCTCGGAGCAGTTCACCGCCATGTTCCGCAGGAAGGCTTTCCTGCACTGGTACACAGGCGAGGGCATGGACGAGATGGAGTTCACAGAGGCCGAGAGCAACATGAACGACCTGGTGTCCGAGTACCAGCAGTACCAGGACGCCACCACCGACGAGATGGGGGAGTACGAGGAAGATGAACTGGAGGATGACGACGGCCGCCATTGA
- the LOC119136916 gene encoding tubulin beta-2A chain-like isoform X2, translating into MREIVHIQAGQCGNQIGAKFWEVISDEHGIDPSGSYQGDSDLQLERINVYYNEASGSKYVPRAILVDLEPGTMDSVRSGPFGQLFRPDNFVFGQSGAGNNWAKGHYTEGAELVDAVLDVVRKESENCDCLQGFQLTHSLGGGTGSGMGTLLISKIREEYPDRIMNTFSVMPSPKVSDTVVEPYNATLSVHQLVENTDESFSIDNEALYDICFRTLKLTTPTYGDLNHLVSVTMSGVTTCLRFPGQLNADLRKLAVNMVPFPRLHFFMPGFAPLTSRGSQQYRALSVPELTQQMFDAKNMMAACDPRHGRYLTVAAIFRGRMSMKEVDEQMLSVQNKNSSYFVEWIPNNVKTAVCDIPPRGLKMSATFIGNSTAIQEIFRRISEQFTAMFRRKAFLHWYTGEGMDEMEFTEAESNMNDLVSEYQQYQDATTDEMGEYEEDELEDDDGRH; encoded by the exons ATGAGGGAGATCGTGCACATCCAGGCCGGACAATGTGGCAATCAGATCGGGGCCAAG TTCTGGGAGGTGATCAGCGACGAGCACGGCATCGACCCGTCGGGCAGTTACCAAGGCGACAGCGACCTGCAACTGGAGAGGATCAACGTGTACTACAACGAGGCTTCAG GCAGCAAGTATGTCCCCCGGGCCATTCTGGTCGACCTGGAGCCCGGGACCATGGATTCGGTTCGCTCTGGCCCATTTGGCCAGCTGTTCAGGCCTGACAATTTTGTCTTTG GTCAAAGTGGAGCGGGAAACAACTGGGCCAAGGGTCACTACACGGAGGGAGCCGAGCTGGTGGACGCAGTTCTGGACGTGGTGAGGAAGGAGTCGGAGAACTGCGACTGCCTGCAGGGCTTCCAGCTGACCCACTCGCTGGGCGGTGGCACCGGCTCCGGGATGGGCACCCTGCTGATCAGCAAGATCCGCGAAGAGTACCCCGACCGCATCATGAACACCTTCAGCGTCATGCCGTCGCCCAAAGTCTCCGACACGGTGGTGGAGCCGTACAACGCCACGCTGTCCGTGCACCAGCTGGTGGAGAACACGGACGAGAGCTTCAGCATCGATAACGAGGCCCTCTACGATATCTGCTTCCGCACTCTGAAGCTCACCACACCCACCTATGGGGACCTCAACCACCTGGTGTCAGTCACTATGAGCGGGGTCACCACCTGCCTGCGCTTTCCAGGCCAGCTCAACGCCGACCTGCGCAAACTGGCCGTCAACATGGTGCCCTTCCCCCGCCTGCACTTCTTCATGCCGGGTTTCGCCCCCCTCACCAGCAGGGGTAGCCAGCAATACCGCGCCCTGTCGGTTCCTGAGCTCACGCAGCAGATGTTCGACGCTAAGAACATGATGGCGGCGTGCGACCCACGCCACGGCCGCTACCTGACCGTGGCGGCCATCTTCCGCGGCCGCATGTCCATGAAGGAGGTGGACGAGCAGATGCTGAGCGTCCAGAACAAGAACAGCAGCTACTTCGTGGAGTGGATCCCCAACAACGTGAAGACGGCCGTGTGCGACATCCCGCCGCGCGGGCTCAAGATGTCGGCCACCTTCATCGGCAACAGCACGGCCATCCAGGAGATCTTCAGGAGGATCTCGGAGCAGTTCACCGCCATGTTCCGCAGGAAGGCTTTCCTGCACTGGTACACAGGCGAGGGCATGGACGAGATGGAGTTCACAGAGGCCGAGAGCAACATGAACGACCTGGTGTCCGAGTACCAGCAGTACCAGGACGCCACCACCGACGAGATGGGGGAGTACGAGGAAGATGAACTGGAGGATGACGACGGCCGCCATTGA
- the dsg2l gene encoding desmoglein-2 isoform X1, protein MLLRGIIFALLCCFTLVPVRAEGNGLRRQKRDWIEHPRQLKENHDYSGINIGRIRSDKENFTTILYSLKGPGCDEPPFGVFGVDQRSGFLKAYKVLDREEIAFYDLKGVAKYEDGSRAEKDVDIRITVVDENDNPPIIKIGQVGTVKESCVAGTIVMSVIATDADQEGTISSQIFYSIVETHSTAGMFTIHSKTGDVSVLRNTLDRERKDTYKVVVKASDLNGQPGGNVGMGEIEIKILDINDNVPTLEKESYEGSVEENTVNVEVLRIQAIDLDLEFSDNWLAVFQIISGNEGGYFSITTDAKTNQGIIMIQKELDYEELKSLNLAVVVSNKASYDFGSSTSIVSKSYSVKINVINQKEGPRFQPSVKVVTLSEDHTLISINSVITTYAAIDSDTQKIATNVRYVKYRDDDNWLIVHEKNAEIRLNKLPDRESKFLINGTYYAQIICISQEVSSKTATGTIAIQVEDFNDHCPKVTATSQTMCYDQNFIYVTAVDEDEFPNSAPFEFTVISTSSHGKWSVEHLNGTTAILRDQNNLRPGMYKVAVEIKDQQGKSCGDFQMLDVVVCTCEENTKTCTAHIERRSDFGVGGILLLLLGLLLLLLVPLLLLFCLCGGTGGDFKAIPFDTKQQLISYHTECQGEDREVPLIHIPDGEQGIISKGMTLGGKGYLGGLVEVGGALISGNEHSNLTTNNVHLYNEYNQFSGHGRMNVTDGRTMTGQGHFSQYGGGAFDDLAVSDHFLEEYYSSKSNHAAQNTQEIDTALVYNYEGGESLSGSVGCCSLHENDNDFSFLDDLDPKFKTLAEICKGSSQVDADICIHPTVRPLSPVRPSPQKHVQTHTESIRDQDRLHVDTLSTSKVTSGKSTIVQEGSSTLSKVHVQDNVVIPGQTLLVQQPALYYASAPMYVVEPQSQMVLVAGGAQQGVGQVGLAQGLVQVGQQGVGRVGLAQGLVQVGQQGVGQVGLAQGLVQVGQQGVGQVGLAQGLVQIGGLQGSQGMVLVDGQVGQVAQGTLPRQVLVVENGSTGGGQSAQVAFVQNGQGSGEQTTLSRQVLLVEKGSSGGGAQVTVVQTGRGSSEHGLDVRGQSVQARSFSLASQDSTGSKEDFVLKAKPKSQVGQRVVVQQRKQVSVTERNIEPLSRA, encoded by the exons ATGTTGTTGAGAGGCATCATTTTTGCTCTACTTTGCTGCTTTACG CTCGTTCCTGTGCGGGCAGAAGGAAATGGACTGCGCAGGCAGAAAAGAGATTGGATTGAACATCCCAGGCAGCTGAAGGAAAACCACGACTACTCTGGCATAAACATTGGCAGA ATTCGCTCCGATAAAGAGAACTTCACGACAATATTGTATTCGCTAAAGGGACCTGGTTGTGACGAGCCTCCATTTGGTGTATTCGGGGTGGACCAAAGAAGTGGCTTTTTGAAAGCCTATAAAGTATTGGACCGAGAGGAGATTGCCTTTTATGAT TTAAAAGGAGTGGCAAAATATGAAGACGGGTCTCGTGCCGAAAAGGATGTTGACATCCGAATTACTGTTGtggatgaaaatgacaatCCCCCCATAATCAAAATAGGCCAAGTGGGAACTGTCAAGGAATCATGCGTCGCAG GCACAATTGTCATGAGTGTGATCGCCACCGACGCAGATCAAGAGGGCACCATAAGCTCCCAGATCTTTTACAGCATCGTGGAGACACACAGCACTGCCGGCATGTTCACTATCCACTCTAAGACCGGAGATGTCTCGGTTCTGCGAAACACTCTGGACAGGGAG AGAAAAGATACATACAAGGTGGTCGTCAAAGCTTCGGATTTGAATGGACAACCTGGAGGAAACGTAGGAATGGGTGAAATTGAGATCAAAATCCTGGACATAAATGACAACGTCCCCACTCTGGAAAAAGAATCG TACGAGGGCAGTGTGGAGGAGAACACCGTCAACGTGGAAGTGCTGAGGATCCAGGCCATTGACTTGGATCTGGAATTCTCGGATAATTGGCTGGCCGTCTTTCAAATCATCTCAGGGAACGAAGGAGGCTATTTTAGCATCACGACCGATGCTAAAACCAACCAGGGGATAATCATGATTCAAAAG GAGCTGGATTACGAGGAGCTCAAGTCCCTCAACTTGGCGGTGGTTGTTTCCAACAAGGCCAGTTATGATTTCGGAAGCTCCACGTCCATCGTCTCAAAGTCGTACTCGGTGAAGATCAACGTGATCAATCAGAAGGAGGGTCCCCGATTCCAGCCGTCCGTCAAAGTGGTGACTCTGTCTGAGGACCACACGTTGATCTCCATCAACTCGGTCATCACCACATACGCCGCCATTGACAGCGACACGCAGAAAATTGCCACCAACGTGAG GTATGTTAAATACCGCGATGATGACAACTGGTTGATCGTGCATGAAAAAAACGCAGAAATTAGGCTGAACAAACTGCCCGATCGAGAGTCCAAGTTTTTGATCAACGGAACGTACTACGCCCAAATCATATGCATCAGCCAGG AAGTGTCCTCAAAGACTGCCACGGGGACCATTGCCATTCAGGTGGAGGACTTCAACGATCACTGTCCCAAAGTGACCGCCACGAGTCAGACCATGTGCTACGACCAAAACTTCATCTACGTCACGGCCGTAGATGAAGATGAGTTCCCCAACTCTGCCCCGTTTGAGTTCACTGTGATTTCGACCAGCAGCCACGGGAAGTGGTCGGTGGAACATCTCAATG GCACGACGGCGATCCTGCGAGATCAAAATAACTTGCGGCCAGGCATGTACAAAGTGGCTGTTGAGATCAAGGACCAGCAAGGAAAGTCGTGCGGCGACTTTCAGATGCTTGACGTTgttgtgtgcacgtgtgagGAAAACACTAAAACGTGTACGGCCCACATTGAAAGGCGTTCCGATTTTGGTGTTGGAGGAATTCTACTTTTGCTGTTGGgacttctgctgctgctct TGGTGCCGCTTCTGCTGCTCTTCTGCTTGTGTGGAGGGACCGGAGGAGATTTCAAAGCCATTCCGTTTGATACCAAACAGCAGCTGATCTCCTACCACACCGAGTGTCAAGGAGAAGATCGG GAAGTTCCTCTCATACACATCCCAGATGGTGAACAGGGGATCATTTCCAAGGGCATGACCTTGGGAGGAAAGGGCTACTTGGGGGGACTGGTTGAAGTGGGTGGAGCGCTCATCTCTGGCAATGAGCACTCCAACTTAACAACCAACAATGTGCACCTGTACAACGAGTACAACCAATTTTCTGGCCATGGAAGGATGAATGTCACGGATGGCAGGACGATGACAGGACAGGGTCACTTCTCCCAGTATGGAGGCGGGGCCTTTGACGACCTGGCTGTGTCCGATCACTTCCTGGAGGAATACTATTCCAGT AAGTCCAACCATGCTGCCCAGAATACCCAGGAGATAGATACCGCACTAGTCTATAACTACGAGGGCGGGGAATCTCTGTCAGGTTCCGTAGGCTGCTGTAGCCTCCACGAGAATGACAACGACTTCTCGTTCCTCGATGACCTGGACCCTAAATTCAAAACCTTGGCTGAGATTTGCAAGGGGTCATCTCAAGTGGATGCAGACATATGTATCCATCCAACGGTCAGACCGTTGTCTCCTGTCAGGCCTTCCCCTCAGAAGCATGTCCAAACTCACACGGAGAGCATTAGAGACCAGGATCGCCTCCATGTCGACACTCTCAGCACCTCCAAGGTAACATCTGGAAAATCCACAATTGTCCAAGAGGGATCATCCACGCTCTCTAAGGTCCACGTTCAAGACAATGTCGTGATTCCCGGTCAAACGCTGCTCGTGCAACAGCCTGCCTTGTACTACGCCTCGGCGCCCATGTATGTCGTTGAGCCCCAGTCCCAAATGGTGCTTGTCGCGGGAGGCGCCCAGCAGGGAGTGGGACAGGTTGGGCTGGCCCAAGGCCTGGTCCAAGTCGGTCAACAGGGAGTGGGTCGGGTTGGGCTGGCCCAAGGCCTGGTCCAAGTCGGTCAACAGGGAGTGGGTCAGGTTGGGCTGGCCCAAGGCCTGGTCCAAGTCGGTCAACAGGGAGTGGGTCAGGTTGGGCTGGCCCAAGGCCTGGTTCAAATCGGGGGCCTCCAGGGATCTCAAGGGATGGTACTTGTGGACGGCCAAGTTGGGCAGGTGGCTCAAGGAACCTTACCGAGACAAGTACTGGTGGTGGAGAACGGGTCTACGGGTGGGGGGCAGAGTGCACAGGTGGCCTTCGTCCAGAACGGTCAGGGATCTGGCGAGCAAACAACCTTATCTAGACAAGTTTTGCTGGTGGAAAAGGGATCTTCGGGCGGTGGTGCACAGGTAACCGTAGTCCAGACAGGTCGGGGATCAAGTGAGCATGGATTGGATGTCAGGGGTCAAAGTGTGCAGGCTAGGAGTTTCTCATTGGCTTCTCAAGATTCCACAGGGTCAAAGGAGGACTTTGTCCTGAAAGCCAAACCCAAGTCGCAAGTCGGCCAGAGGGTGGTGGTGCAGCAGCGCAAGCAGGTATCGGTTACAGAGAGGAATATAGAACCGTTGTCTCGAGCTTAA
- the dsg2l gene encoding desmoglein-2 isoform X2, whose product MLLRGIIFALLCCFTLVPVRAEGNGLRRQKRDWIEHPRQLKENHDYSGINIGRIRSDKENFTTILYSLKGPGCDEPPFGVFGVDQRSGFLKAYKVLDREEIAFYDLKGVAKYEDGSRAEKDVDIRITVVDENDNPPIIKIGQVGTVKESCVAGTIVMSVIATDADQEGTISSQIFYSIVETHSTAGMFTIHSKTGDVSVLRNTLDRERKDTYKVVVKASDLNGQPGGNVGMGEIEIKILDINDNVPTLEKESYEGSVEENTVNVEVLRIQAIDLDLEFSDNWLAVFQIISGNEGGYFSITTDAKTNQGIIMIQKELDYEELKSLNLAVVVSNKASYDFGSSTSIVSKSYSVKINVINQKEGPRFQPSVKVVTLSEDHTLISINSVITTYAAIDSDTQKIATNVRYVKYRDDDNWLIVHEKNAEIRLNKLPDRESKFLINGTYYAQIICISQEVSSKTATGTIAIQVEDFNDHCPKVTATSQTMCYDQNFIYVTAVDEDEFPNSAPFEFTVISTSSHGKWSVEHLNGTTAILRDQNNLRPGMYKVAVEIKDQQGKSCGDFQMLDVVVCTCEENTKTCTAHIERRSDFGVGGILLLLLGLLLLLLVPLLLLFCLCGGTGGDFKAIPFDTKQQLISYHTECQGEDREVPLIHIPDGEQGIISKGMTLGGKGYLGGLVEVGGALISGNEHSNLTTNNVHLYNEYNQFSGHGRMNVTDGRTMTGQGHFSQYGGGAFDDLAVSDHFLEEYYSSKSNHAAQNTQEIDTALVYNYEGGESLSGSVGCCSLHENDNDFSFLDDLDPKFKTLAEICKGSSQVDADICIHPTVRPLSPVRPSPQKHVQTHTESIRDQDRLHVDTLSTSKVTSGKSTIVQEGSSTLSKVHVQDNVVIPGQTLLVQQPALYYASAPMYVVEPQSQMVLVAGGAQQGVGQVGLAQGLVQVGQQGVGQVGLAQGLVQIGGLQGSQGMVLVDGQVGQVAQGTLPRQVLVVENGSTGGGQSAQVAFVQNGQGSGEQTTLSRQVLLVEKGSSGGGAQVTVVQTGRGSSEHGLDVRGQSVQARSFSLASQDSTGSKEDFVLKAKPKSQVGQRVVVQQRKQVSVTERNIEPLSRA is encoded by the exons ATGTTGTTGAGAGGCATCATTTTTGCTCTACTTTGCTGCTTTACG CTCGTTCCTGTGCGGGCAGAAGGAAATGGACTGCGCAGGCAGAAAAGAGATTGGATTGAACATCCCAGGCAGCTGAAGGAAAACCACGACTACTCTGGCATAAACATTGGCAGA ATTCGCTCCGATAAAGAGAACTTCACGACAATATTGTATTCGCTAAAGGGACCTGGTTGTGACGAGCCTCCATTTGGTGTATTCGGGGTGGACCAAAGAAGTGGCTTTTTGAAAGCCTATAAAGTATTGGACCGAGAGGAGATTGCCTTTTATGAT TTAAAAGGAGTGGCAAAATATGAAGACGGGTCTCGTGCCGAAAAGGATGTTGACATCCGAATTACTGTTGtggatgaaaatgacaatCCCCCCATAATCAAAATAGGCCAAGTGGGAACTGTCAAGGAATCATGCGTCGCAG GCACAATTGTCATGAGTGTGATCGCCACCGACGCAGATCAAGAGGGCACCATAAGCTCCCAGATCTTTTACAGCATCGTGGAGACACACAGCACTGCCGGCATGTTCACTATCCACTCTAAGACCGGAGATGTCTCGGTTCTGCGAAACACTCTGGACAGGGAG AGAAAAGATACATACAAGGTGGTCGTCAAAGCTTCGGATTTGAATGGACAACCTGGAGGAAACGTAGGAATGGGTGAAATTGAGATCAAAATCCTGGACATAAATGACAACGTCCCCACTCTGGAAAAAGAATCG TACGAGGGCAGTGTGGAGGAGAACACCGTCAACGTGGAAGTGCTGAGGATCCAGGCCATTGACTTGGATCTGGAATTCTCGGATAATTGGCTGGCCGTCTTTCAAATCATCTCAGGGAACGAAGGAGGCTATTTTAGCATCACGACCGATGCTAAAACCAACCAGGGGATAATCATGATTCAAAAG GAGCTGGATTACGAGGAGCTCAAGTCCCTCAACTTGGCGGTGGTTGTTTCCAACAAGGCCAGTTATGATTTCGGAAGCTCCACGTCCATCGTCTCAAAGTCGTACTCGGTGAAGATCAACGTGATCAATCAGAAGGAGGGTCCCCGATTCCAGCCGTCCGTCAAAGTGGTGACTCTGTCTGAGGACCACACGTTGATCTCCATCAACTCGGTCATCACCACATACGCCGCCATTGACAGCGACACGCAGAAAATTGCCACCAACGTGAG GTATGTTAAATACCGCGATGATGACAACTGGTTGATCGTGCATGAAAAAAACGCAGAAATTAGGCTGAACAAACTGCCCGATCGAGAGTCCAAGTTTTTGATCAACGGAACGTACTACGCCCAAATCATATGCATCAGCCAGG AAGTGTCCTCAAAGACTGCCACGGGGACCATTGCCATTCAGGTGGAGGACTTCAACGATCACTGTCCCAAAGTGACCGCCACGAGTCAGACCATGTGCTACGACCAAAACTTCATCTACGTCACGGCCGTAGATGAAGATGAGTTCCCCAACTCTGCCCCGTTTGAGTTCACTGTGATTTCGACCAGCAGCCACGGGAAGTGGTCGGTGGAACATCTCAATG GCACGACGGCGATCCTGCGAGATCAAAATAACTTGCGGCCAGGCATGTACAAAGTGGCTGTTGAGATCAAGGACCAGCAAGGAAAGTCGTGCGGCGACTTTCAGATGCTTGACGTTgttgtgtgcacgtgtgagGAAAACACTAAAACGTGTACGGCCCACATTGAAAGGCGTTCCGATTTTGGTGTTGGAGGAATTCTACTTTTGCTGTTGGgacttctgctgctgctct TGGTGCCGCTTCTGCTGCTCTTCTGCTTGTGTGGAGGGACCGGAGGAGATTTCAAAGCCATTCCGTTTGATACCAAACAGCAGCTGATCTCCTACCACACCGAGTGTCAAGGAGAAGATCGG GAAGTTCCTCTCATACACATCCCAGATGGTGAACAGGGGATCATTTCCAAGGGCATGACCTTGGGAGGAAAGGGCTACTTGGGGGGACTGGTTGAAGTGGGTGGAGCGCTCATCTCTGGCAATGAGCACTCCAACTTAACAACCAACAATGTGCACCTGTACAACGAGTACAACCAATTTTCTGGCCATGGAAGGATGAATGTCACGGATGGCAGGACGATGACAGGACAGGGTCACTTCTCCCAGTATGGAGGCGGGGCCTTTGACGACCTGGCTGTGTCCGATCACTTCCTGGAGGAATACTATTCCAGT AAGTCCAACCATGCTGCCCAGAATACCCAGGAGATAGATACCGCACTAGTCTATAACTACGAGGGCGGGGAATCTCTGTCAGGTTCCGTAGGCTGCTGTAGCCTCCACGAGAATGACAACGACTTCTCGTTCCTCGATGACCTGGACCCTAAATTCAAAACCTTGGCTGAGATTTGCAAGGGGTCATCTCAAGTGGATGCAGACATATGTATCCATCCAACGGTCAGACCGTTGTCTCCTGTCAGGCCTTCCCCTCAGAAGCATGTCCAAACTCACACGGAGAGCATTAGAGACCAGGATCGCCTCCATGTCGACACTCTCAGCACCTCCAAGGTAACATCTGGAAAATCCACAATTGTCCAAGAGGGATCATCCACGCTCTCTAAGGTCCACGTTCAAGACAATGTCGTGATTCCCGGTCAAACGCTGCTCGTGCAACAGCCTGCCTTGTACTACGCCTCGGCGCCCATGTATGTCGTTGAGCCCCAGTCCCAAATGGTGCTTGTCGCGGGAGGCGCCCAGCAGGGAGTGGGACAG GTTGGGCTGGCCCAAGGCCTGGTCCAAGTCGGTCAACAGGGAGTGGGTCAGGTTGGGCTGGCCCAAGGCCTGGTTCAAATCGGGGGCCTCCAGGGATCTCAAGGGATGGTACTTGTGGACGGCCAAGTTGGGCAGGTGGCTCAAGGAACCTTACCGAGACAAGTACTGGTGGTGGAGAACGGGTCTACGGGTGGGGGGCAGAGTGCACAGGTGGCCTTCGTCCAGAACGGTCAGGGATCTGGCGAGCAAACAACCTTATCTAGACAAGTTTTGCTGGTGGAAAAGGGATCTTCGGGCGGTGGTGCACAGGTAACCGTAGTCCAGACAGGTCGGGGATCAAGTGAGCATGGATTGGATGTCAGGGGTCAAAGTGTGCAGGCTAGGAGTTTCTCATTGGCTTCTCAAGATTCCACAGGGTCAAAGGAGGACTTTGTCCTGAAAGCCAAACCCAAGTCGCAAGTCGGCCAGAGGGTGGTGGTGCAGCAGCGCAAGCAGGTATCGGTTACAGAGAGGAATATAGAACCGTTGTCTCGAGCTTAA